The proteins below are encoded in one region of Amycolatopsis acidiphila:
- the ku gene encoding non-homologous end joining protein Ku, producing MRTVWKGTIGFGSSAIPVKAYSATEDHSTGLRQLHSADGGRIRLKRVCEVDGAEIPQGELGKGYTLPGGDVVVLSEDELAALPLPTAHSIEICGFVPSHQLDPLYFVKSYYLEPEVPATKPYVLLSEALQQAERVAIVKVAIRQKETLGALRVRGQVIMLDTMHWPDEVRTPDFPFLHDDIDIRLPQVRAAANLIENLSGNFEPGQYSDSYGAALEELIQAKVEGREVMRPTAAKQDAGVEKLLAALQESAQARTDTDQAESPAVKRAKAAAEKAAGTKAGAKKAASKARSAPKSRS from the coding sequence ATGCGCACCGTGTGGAAAGGCACCATCGGATTCGGCAGCTCGGCCATTCCGGTGAAGGCGTACAGCGCCACCGAGGACCACAGCACCGGACTGCGCCAGCTGCATTCCGCCGACGGTGGGCGAATCCGGCTCAAGCGCGTGTGCGAGGTCGACGGCGCCGAGATCCCGCAGGGCGAGCTCGGCAAGGGCTACACCTTGCCCGGCGGTGACGTCGTCGTGCTGTCCGAGGACGAGCTGGCCGCGCTGCCGCTGCCCACCGCGCATTCCATCGAGATCTGCGGGTTCGTCCCGTCGCACCAGCTGGACCCGCTCTACTTCGTCAAGAGTTACTACCTGGAGCCGGAAGTTCCCGCGACGAAGCCGTATGTGTTGCTGAGCGAGGCGTTGCAGCAGGCCGAGCGGGTGGCGATCGTGAAGGTCGCGATCCGGCAGAAGGAGACGCTCGGCGCGCTGCGCGTGCGCGGCCAGGTGATCATGCTCGACACGATGCACTGGCCCGACGAGGTCCGCACGCCCGATTTCCCGTTCCTGCACGACGACATCGACATCCGGCTGCCCCAGGTCCGGGCGGCGGCCAATCTCATCGAGAACCTGTCCGGGAATTTCGAACCCGGCCAGTACTCCGACAGTTACGGCGCAGCACTGGAAGAACTCATCCAGGCCAAGGTGGAGGGTCGCGAGGTCATGCGCCCGACGGCCGCCAAGCAGGACGCGGGCGTGGAAAAGCTGCTGGCCGCACTGCAGGAGAGCGCGCAGGCCCGCACCGACACCGACCAGGCGGAATCGCCCGCGGTGAAGCGCGCGAAAGCCGCCGCGGAGAAGGCCGCCGGTACGAAGGCGGGGGCGAAGAAGGCCGCCTCGAAGGCGCGATCCGCGCCGAAATCGCGTAGCTGA